A window from Acidobacteriota bacterium encodes these proteins:
- a CDS encoding ABC-F family ATP-binding cassette domain-containing protein, which produces MISFSNISKQYGRQILFVEASFQINPGEKVGLVGPNGSGKTTLFRMIVGEEAPDEGDLTVPKRMTIGYFRQDVEEMAGRSVLDETIAGSGRAGDLHHELEALQHAMGDAAQADRMEDILSRFGEVQEEYDHLGGYALEAQAREVLHGLGFEDDRIDGDVAALSGGWKMRVAMARVLLGNPDILLMDEPTNHLDIESIIWLEAFLKSRAGALLMTSHDREFMNRIVTKIAEIDDGEITVYSGNYDFYERERAIRDANREAAYARQQSMLAKERRFIERFSTHAAKAAQVQSRVKALDKIEKITLPKKRKVVRFDFRTPPRSGEQVVTLEDVSKAYGRHVIYDGLNMTIRRGERWSVMGRNGAGKTTLLKMVAGVLDADSGAVRLGASLKMGYFAQAALDILDPDLTIDEQLQKDFPQESIGALRNLAGAFQFSGDDIDKRIRSLSGGEKTRLVMARMLLNPPNFLVLDEPTNHLDLATKEMLVEALKDFDGTMLFVSHDRTFLRGLSNRVLELGGESGHDTHPHLYPGSYVEYVERTGHEAPGVHG; this is translated from the coding sequence ATGATTTCATTTTCGAACATCAGCAAGCAGTACGGCCGCCAGATTCTCTTTGTTGAGGCCTCGTTTCAGATCAACCCCGGCGAAAAGGTCGGCCTGGTCGGCCCGAACGGCTCCGGCAAGACGACGCTCTTTCGGATGATTGTCGGCGAAGAGGCGCCCGATGAGGGCGATCTAACGGTGCCGAAGCGGATGACGATCGGCTACTTCCGGCAGGACGTCGAGGAGATGGCCGGTCGATCCGTGCTTGACGAAACCATCGCGGGCAGCGGCCGCGCCGGCGATCTCCACCACGAACTCGAGGCGTTGCAGCACGCGATGGGCGATGCGGCGCAGGCGGACCGGATGGAAGACATCCTGTCGCGCTTCGGCGAAGTCCAGGAAGAGTACGACCACCTGGGGGGCTACGCGCTCGAGGCGCAGGCACGCGAGGTGCTTCATGGCCTGGGCTTCGAGGACGACCGCATCGACGGTGACGTCGCGGCGCTCTCCGGCGGATGGAAAATGCGCGTGGCGATGGCGCGGGTGCTGCTCGGGAACCCGGACATCCTGCTGATGGACGAGCCGACCAACCACCTGGACATCGAATCGATCATCTGGCTCGAAGCGTTCCTGAAGTCCAGGGCCGGCGCGCTGCTGATGACGTCGCACGACAGGGAATTCATGAACCGCATCGTCACGAAGATCGCGGAGATTGACGATGGGGAGATCACCGTCTACTCGGGCAACTACGACTTCTACGAGCGCGAGCGGGCCATCCGCGACGCGAACCGGGAGGCCGCGTACGCGCGCCAGCAGTCGATGCTGGCCAAGGAGCGCCGCTTCATCGAGCGGTTCTCGACGCATGCGGCCAAGGCGGCGCAGGTACAGAGCCGGGTGAAGGCCCTTGACAAGATCGAGAAGATTACGCTGCCCAAGAAGCGGAAAGTCGTGCGCTTCGACTTCCGCACACCGCCCCGCTCCGGGGAACAGGTCGTCACGCTGGAAGACGTGTCGAAGGCGTATGGCCGTCACGTGATCTACGACGGCCTCAACATGACGATTCGACGCGGTGAGCGGTGGTCGGTGATGGGCCGCAACGGCGCCGGCAAGACCACGCTCCTGAAGATGGTCGCCGGCGTGCTCGACGCGGACTCCGGCGCCGTCCGCCTGGGTGCCAGCCTGAAGATGGGCTATTTTGCGCAGGCCGCGCTCGACATCCTCGATCCGGACCTGACGATCGACGAGCAGCTGCAGAAGGACTTTCCGCAGGAGTCGATCGGCGCGCTGCGGAACCTGGCTGGCGCGTTCCAGTTCTCCGGCGATGACATCGACAAGCGGATCCGGTCGCTGTCGGGCGGGGAGAAGACCCGGCTCGTCATGGCCCGCATGCTGCTCAATCCCCCGAATTTCCTGGTCCTCGACGAGCCTACCAACCACCTGGACCTGGCGACCAAGGAGATGCTGGTAGAGGCGCTCAAGGACTTCGACGGCACGATGCTCTTCGTCTCGCACGACCGCACGTTCTTGCGGGGCCTGAGCAACCGCGTGCTCGAACTGGGCGGCGAGAGCGGTCACGACACGCACCCGCATCTCTACCCGGGTTCGTACGTCGAGTACGTGGAGCGGACGGGCCACGAAGCACCCGGCGTGCACGGGTAG
- a CDS encoding nucleotidyl transferase AbiEii/AbiGii toxin family protein, translating into MITTAELHAAAQREGLRFDQVEKDYVILCVLSGLGKAGLLNAGWTFKGGTCLRHCYYAGYRFSEDIDFSCRPDGDSHLAGAVALLERTAGLVHDATGVAIDVRTAVHSSGQEQLEIPLHYSRGTVRRQALPAVRVHLTFDEPVLTPPEIRAVESPYPEIDPFRIIVYSLQEIVAEKLRSLLQQQDKWPRPRDLYDLWFILCHRSEPVAGRELRALFERKCQVRHIEPDRSRLTSETLREWNREAWSNQLSPMMSAAPDYERVWADWGRACATLF; encoded by the coding sequence CAGCGTGAGGGACTGCGCTTCGACCAGGTCGAGAAGGACTACGTCATTCTATGCGTGCTGTCTGGGCTTGGAAAGGCAGGGCTTCTGAACGCGGGGTGGACGTTCAAGGGGGGAACCTGCCTGCGCCACTGCTACTACGCGGGCTACCGGTTTTCAGAGGATATCGACTTTTCGTGTCGGCCCGACGGCGATAGTCATCTCGCGGGCGCGGTGGCGCTCCTCGAAAGGACCGCCGGGCTCGTACACGATGCGACTGGCGTCGCCATTGACGTGCGGACGGCGGTGCATTCGTCCGGGCAGGAACAACTGGAGATTCCCCTCCACTATTCGCGCGGGACCGTACGCAGGCAGGCCCTGCCAGCGGTCCGGGTTCATCTCACATTCGATGAGCCGGTGCTGACGCCGCCAGAGATTCGCGCGGTGGAATCGCCGTATCCCGAGATCGATCCGTTCCGCATCATCGTGTACAGTTTGCAGGAAATCGTCGCCGAGAAACTCCGTTCGCTGCTGCAACAGCAGGACAAGTGGCCCCGCCCTCGCGACCTCTACGACCTGTGGTTCATCCTCTGTCACCGATCGGAACCCGTCGCCGGCAGGGAGTTGCGCGCTCTGTTCGAGCGGAAATGCCAGGTCAGACACATCGAGCCCGACCGGTCTCGGTTGACGTCAGAAACGCTCAGGGAGTGGAATCGTGAGGCGTGGAGCAACCAGCTCTCGCCGATGATGAGCGCCGCGCCCGACTACGAACGTGTGTGGGCGGACTGGGGCCGAGCCTGCGCGACACTGTTTTGA